Proteins encoded together in one Bradyrhizobium sp. PSBB068 window:
- a CDS encoding sugar O-acetyltransferase codes for MNKTEKQKMLAGELYRPDAEIAADHAAAERWMTRYNASGASSAAELNALLSERFRKVGKDTIIRPPFFCDYGSNISLGDGVFLNFNCVILDVVEVVIGDRTQIGPAVQIYTADHPRDAETRRAGLEFGRPIRIGSDVWIGGGAIILPGVTIGDGALVGAGSVVTRDVAAGTIVAGNPARRRLPSAG; via the coding sequence TTGAACAAGACTGAAAAGCAAAAGATGCTGGCGGGCGAGCTGTATCGCCCGGATGCCGAGATCGCCGCCGACCATGCCGCGGCGGAACGCTGGATGACCCGCTACAATGCGTCGGGCGCATCGTCCGCGGCCGAACTGAACGCGCTGCTCTCCGAGCGCTTCCGCAAGGTCGGCAAGGACACCATCATCCGCCCGCCGTTCTTCTGCGACTACGGCAGCAATATCAGCCTCGGCGACGGCGTGTTCCTCAACTTCAACTGCGTCATCCTCGACGTCGTCGAGGTCGTGATCGGCGACCGCACCCAGATCGGGCCAGCGGTGCAGATCTACACCGCTGACCACCCGCGCGATGCCGAAACCCGCCGCGCCGGGCTGGAATTCGGCCGCCCGATCCGGATCGGCAGCGACGTCTGGATCGGCGGCGGCGCCATCATCCTGCCCGGCGTCACAATCGGCGACGGCGCCCTGGTCGGGGCCGGCAGCGTGGTGACGCGGGACGTCGCCGCCGGCACCATCGTGGCCGGAAATCCGGCCCGGCGGCGGCTGCCTAGCGCGGGATGA
- a CDS encoding bifunctional riboflavin kinase/FAD synthetase: MSTGFTVIRDNTPESAIPRGAVVAMGNFDGVHLGHRAVIGAALAMGRARGVPALAVTFEPHPRSFFSPNTPQFRLTDETNKLRLLAATGLAGAVVMTFDKARAGTSAQDFIHHDLIRRLGISGIAVGYDFHFGKGRVGSPSLLVSEAPRLGIEVDVQAHVDIAERPVSSSAIRMALAEGEVTDATTMLGGPWFVTGKVIHGEKRGRDLGYPTANIRLDKHCGLKHGIYAVRIGKGAQRFDGVASFGRRPTFDNGAPLLEVFLFDFKGDLYDTVLDVAFIGFIREELKFDTIEALIRQMDDDSAKARAYLAAAPDAFPRLGTID, encoded by the coding sequence ATGAGCACCGGCTTTACCGTTATCCGCGACAACACCCCCGAAAGCGCCATCCCCAGGGGCGCCGTGGTCGCGATGGGAAATTTCGACGGCGTCCATCTCGGTCACCGCGCCGTGATCGGTGCGGCGCTGGCGATGGGCCGAGCGCGCGGCGTGCCCGCGCTCGCCGTGACCTTCGAGCCGCATCCACGCAGCTTCTTCAGCCCGAACACCCCGCAATTCCGCCTCACGGACGAGACCAACAAGCTGCGCTTGCTCGCAGCCACCGGGCTCGCCGGCGCCGTCGTCATGACCTTCGACAAGGCGCGGGCCGGTACGTCGGCGCAGGATTTCATTCACCATGACCTGATCCGCCGGCTCGGCATCAGCGGCATTGCGGTCGGCTACGACTTCCATTTCGGCAAGGGCCGGGTCGGCTCGCCAAGTCTTTTGGTTAGCGAGGCTCCGCGGCTCGGCATCGAGGTCGATGTGCAGGCCCATGTCGACATCGCCGAGCGCCCGGTGTCCTCCAGCGCCATCCGCATGGCGCTCGCCGAGGGCGAGGTCACCGACGCCACCACGATGCTGGGCGGACCGTGGTTCGTCACCGGCAAGGTGATCCACGGCGAGAAGCGCGGCCGCGACCTCGGCTATCCCACCGCCAACATCCGCCTCGACAAGCATTGCGGCCTGAAGCACGGCATCTATGCGGTGCGGATCGGCAAGGGCGCGCAGCGGTTCGACGGCGTCGCAAGCTTCGGGCGCCGGCCGACCTTCGACAACGGCGCGCCGCTGCTCGAAGTGTTCCTGTTCGACTTCAAGGGCGACCTGTACGACACGGTCCTCGATGTCGCATTCATCGGTTTCATTCGCGAAGAGCTGAAATTCGACACCATCGAGGCGTTGATACGCCAGATGGATGACGACAGCGCCAAGGCGCGCGCGTACCTCGCCGCCGCGCCGGACGCGTTTCCAAGACTCGGAACGATTGATTGA
- a CDS encoding response regulator, with amino-acid sequence MAVDLSMPVLVVDDYSTMIRIIRNLLKQLGFENIDDASDGSAALNKMRGKKYGLVISDWNMEPMTGYDLLKEVRADPNLATTPFIMITAESKTENVIAAKKAGVNNYIVKPFNAATLKTKIEAVFPDMATA; translated from the coding sequence ATGGCGGTTGATTTGTCCATGCCGGTTCTGGTGGTTGATGATTACAGCACCATGATCCGCATCATCCGGAATCTTCTCAAGCAGCTTGGATTCGAGAATATCGACGATGCGTCCGACGGCTCCGCGGCGCTCAACAAGATGCGCGGCAAGAAGTATGGCCTGGTGATTTCCGACTGGAACATGGAGCCGATGACCGGCTACGACCTGCTCAAGGAAGTTCGCGCCGATCCCAATCTCGCGACCACGCCCTTCATCATGATCACCGCGGAATCCAAGACCGAGAACGTGATCGCGGCCAAGAAGGCCGGCGTCAACAACTACATCGTCAAGCCGTTCAACGCCGCCACGCTGAAGACCAAGATCGAGGCGGTGTTCCCGGACATGGCGACCGCGTAA
- a CDS encoding TIGR01459 family HAD-type hydrolase, whose protein sequence is MTSLRFVEQLRDLVGDVDVVLSDIWGVVHNGLESFPEACEALHTFRKQGGTVILITNAPRPADSVQRQLRKLGVADETYDAIVSSGDLTRHFVADHPGQKIFWIGPERDSSIHRGLDATMVPLEQADYIICTGLFDDETESAEDYRDTLLKALARKLTLVCANPDIVVERGDRLIYCAGAIAELYHELGGEVIFYGKPHRPIYERAMALAAERRGRPTELGRVLAIGDSVRTDLTGAHGFGIDLLFITRGIHSEQFEGIEQLDPASIKELFGHPPRALMRELKW, encoded by the coding sequence ATGACGTCATTGCGCTTCGTCGAGCAATTGCGCGACCTCGTCGGCGATGTCGACGTCGTGCTGTCGGACATCTGGGGCGTCGTGCACAACGGGCTCGAGTCGTTTCCCGAGGCCTGCGAGGCCCTGCACACATTCCGCAAGCAGGGCGGCACGGTGATCCTGATCACCAACGCGCCGCGGCCGGCCGATTCGGTGCAGCGCCAGCTGCGCAAGCTCGGTGTCGCGGACGAGACCTATGACGCGATCGTCTCCTCGGGCGACCTGACCCGCCACTTCGTGGCCGATCATCCCGGCCAGAAGATCTTCTGGATCGGCCCCGAGCGCGACAGCTCGATCCATCGCGGCCTCGACGCCACCATGGTGCCGCTGGAGCAGGCCGACTACATCATCTGCACCGGCCTGTTCGACGACGAAACCGAATCCGCCGAGGATTATCGCGACACGCTGCTCAAGGCGCTCGCGCGCAAGCTCACACTGGTCTGCGCCAATCCGGATATCGTGGTCGAGCGCGGCGACCGGCTGATCTACTGCGCCGGCGCGATCGCCGAACTCTATCACGAGCTCGGCGGCGAGGTGATCTTCTACGGCAAGCCGCACCGGCCGATCTACGAGCGCGCCATGGCTCTGGCCGCCGAGCGCCGCGGCCGCCCGACCGAGCTCGGCCGCGTGCTTGCGATCGGCGATTCCGTGCGCACCGATCTCACCGGCGCCCATGGCTTCGGCATCGATCTCTTGTTCATCACCCGCGGCATCCATTCCGAGCAGTTCGAGGGCATCGAGCAGCTCGATCCGGCCTCGATCAAGGAATTGTTCGGCCACCCGCCGCGCGCGCTGATGCGCGAGCTGAAGTGGTAG
- a CDS encoding EAL domain-containing protein, with the protein MIRISTIFIAICMVLVAASLGFVLYSVAGISGSESAIVALTALTCLILYNALSMRLRDRSDVGGQIADLSRGTADLARQVAEFGRRLAAVEGRVTSANSTGADRMQGMAGEINELGGLVRQLAASVAHHEDLLAAAPVAQPVASLRDDLLQPVAPAATVVFAPPPPAAPPQPISRSQAQLVGAIRHAIDENRLDIYLQPMVTLPQRKVRYYEAVTRLRDERDQVLAADDFIEAAESAGLIGRIDHMVMLRCVQVLRRLMIRSKDVGVFCNVSAATLASPAHFTQCLDFLEANRALAPSFVLEFKQATFRNLGPVESENLAALSQRGYRFSIDHVSDLRLEPRELADRGVRFIKVPAALLLDTRQSATSDIHPSDLSDLLGRFGIDLIAERIEGERSVVDLLDYDVRFGQGFLFAPPRPLRPEGASATAEAPQANPQDLNGAGPSAPVTSPTAPPRATGSAALARRALGPN; encoded by the coding sequence ATGATTCGCATTTCGACGATCTTCATCGCCATCTGCATGGTGCTGGTCGCAGCCTCGCTCGGCTTCGTGCTGTATTCGGTGGCGGGCATCAGCGGATCGGAATCGGCGATCGTGGCGCTCACCGCCCTCACCTGCCTGATCCTCTACAACGCCCTCTCGATGCGGCTGCGCGACCGCAGCGATGTCGGCGGCCAGATCGCGGATCTGTCGCGCGGCACCGCAGACCTCGCCCGCCAGGTCGCTGAATTCGGCCGCCGGCTGGCCGCAGTCGAGGGCCGGGTCACGTCGGCCAATTCCACCGGCGCCGACCGGATGCAGGGCATGGCCGGCGAGATCAACGAGCTCGGCGGACTGGTGCGGCAGCTCGCGGCATCCGTCGCCCATCATGAGGATCTGCTGGCAGCGGCTCCCGTGGCGCAGCCGGTCGCTTCGCTGCGCGACGATCTGTTGCAGCCGGTCGCGCCGGCCGCGACCGTCGTGTTCGCGCCACCGCCGCCAGCTGCGCCGCCGCAGCCGATCTCGCGCAGCCAGGCCCAGCTCGTCGGCGCGATCAGGCACGCGATCGACGAGAACCGGCTCGACATCTACCTGCAGCCGATGGTGACGCTGCCGCAGCGCAAGGTGCGCTATTACGAGGCGGTGACGCGGCTGCGCGATGAGCGCGACCAGGTGCTTGCCGCCGACGATTTCATCGAAGCCGCCGAGTCCGCCGGCCTGATCGGCCGCATCGATCACATGGTGATGCTTCGCTGCGTCCAGGTGCTGCGCCGCCTGATGATCCGCAGCAAGGATGTCGGCGTGTTCTGCAACGTGTCGGCGGCGACGCTGGCCAGTCCGGCGCATTTCACCCAGTGCCTCGATTTTCTCGAGGCCAACCGCGCGCTGGCGCCGTCCTTCGTGCTCGAGTTCAAGCAGGCGACCTTCCGCAATCTCGGCCCGGTCGAGAGCGAGAACCTCGCGGCGCTATCGCAGCGCGGCTACCGGTTCTCGATCGACCATGTCAGCGACCTCCGCCTCGAACCGCGCGAGCTCGCCGATCGCGGCGTCCGCTTCATCAAGGTGCCGGCCGCATTGCTGCTCGACACCAGGCAGAGCGCGACGTCGGACATCCATCCGTCCGATCTGTCCGACCTGCTCGGCCGCTTCGGCATCGACCTGATCGCCGAACGGATCGAGGGCGAGCGCTCGGTGGTCGACCTGCTCGACTACGATGTCCGGTTCGGCCAGGGCTTCCTGTTCGCGCCGCCGCGACCGTTGCGGCCGGAGGGGGCATCTGCTACCGCCGAGGCTCCGCAGGCCAACCCCCAGGACCTCAATGGCGCCGGCCCTTCAGCACCTGTCACCAGCCCAACAGCGCCGCCGCGCGCAACCGGCAGCGCCGCGCTGGCGCGCCGCGCCCTCGGTCCTAACTAG
- the prmB gene encoding 50S ribosomal protein L3 N(5)-glutamine methyltransferase has product MAKRSKVPARRSPVASKVPKVGAGELHTLFDFLRYAVSRFNAAKLVFAHGTTDPIAEAAFLIAETLHLHPDQFENFATARVTLAEGKQILDLIERRIATRKPAAYLVNKVYMRGLPFYVDERTIVPRSFIGELLDSHFGGDEDGTSLIGDPAEVESVLDLCTGSGCLAILAARHFANAAVDAVDISKDALEVAARNVADHGLDDRLTLYRGDLFKPLGDNSYDLIISNPPYVDAEGMASLPRECRAEPKIAFDGGPDGLDIVRRLLDEAKQHLTPQGGLLCEIGRGRDNLEAAYPNLPLLWLDTEDSEGEVFWIAAADL; this is encoded by the coding sequence ATGGCCAAGCGCAGCAAAGTGCCGGCCAGACGCAGCCCTGTCGCGTCAAAAGTGCCGAAGGTCGGCGCGGGCGAGCTCCACACCCTGTTCGATTTCCTGCGCTACGCGGTGAGCCGCTTCAACGCGGCCAAACTGGTGTTCGCGCACGGCACCACTGATCCCATCGCCGAAGCCGCGTTCCTGATCGCTGAGACGCTGCATCTGCATCCCGACCAGTTCGAGAATTTCGCGACCGCGCGCGTCACGCTGGCCGAGGGCAAGCAGATCCTCGACCTGATCGAGCGCCGGATCGCGACGCGCAAGCCGGCCGCCTATCTCGTCAACAAGGTCTATATGCGCGGCCTGCCGTTCTATGTCGACGAGCGCACCATCGTGCCGCGTTCCTTCATCGGCGAATTGCTGGATTCGCATTTCGGCGGCGACGAAGACGGCACCTCGCTGATCGGCGATCCCGCGGAGGTCGAAAGCGTGCTCGACCTCTGCACCGGCTCCGGCTGCCTTGCGATCCTGGCCGCCCGGCATTTCGCCAATGCCGCCGTCGATGCAGTCGATATCTCAAAGGATGCACTCGAGGTCGCCGCGCGCAACGTCGCCGACCACGGCCTCGACGACCGCCTGACACTGTATCGCGGCGATCTGTTCAAGCCGCTCGGCGACAACAGCTACGATCTCATCATCTCGAATCCGCCCTATGTCGACGCCGAAGGCATGGCCTCGCTGCCGCGCGAGTGCCGCGCCGAGCCGAAGATCGCGTTCGACGGCGGGCCTGACGGGCTCGACATCGTCCGCCGCCTGCTTGACGAGGCGAAGCAGCATCTCACCCCGCAGGGTGGACTGCTCTGCGAGATCGGCCGCGGCCGCGACAATCTCGAGGCCGCCTATCCGAACCTGCCGCTGCTCTGGCTCGACACCGAGGACTCCGAGGGCGAGGTGTTCTGGATCGCCGCCGCCGACCTCTGA
- a CDS encoding molybdenum cofactor biosynthesis protein MoaE translates to MAVTATIRIQRADFDVAQEIAGLSKGRTDVGAVVSFSGICRGSEQGEPIAALTLEHYPEMAEAEIGRHADEALARWPLQGLTVIHRFGRIAPGENIVLVVTASAHRQAAFEAAEFLMDYLKTNAPFWKREESARGTSWIEARDHDDAAAARWTKS, encoded by the coding sequence ATGGCTGTTACTGCGACCATCCGTATCCAGCGAGCCGACTTCGACGTCGCGCAGGAGATCGCCGGCCTCAGCAAGGGCCGCACCGATGTCGGCGCGGTCGTCAGCTTCAGCGGCATCTGCCGCGGCAGCGAGCAGGGCGAGCCGATCGCAGCCCTGACGCTCGAACATTATCCTGAAATGGCGGAAGCCGAGATTGGACGCCACGCCGACGAGGCGCTGGCGCGCTGGCCGTTGCAGGGCCTCACCGTCATCCATCGCTTCGGCCGCATCGCGCCGGGCGAGAACATCGTGCTGGTCGTGACCGCCTCGGCGCACCGGCAGGCCGCATTCGAAGCTGCCGAGTTCCTGATGGACTATCTCAAGACCAACGCGCCGTTCTGGAAGCGCGAGGAAAGCGCCCGCGGCACGAGCTGGATCGAGGCGCGCGACCATGACGACGCGGCTGCCGCGCGCTGGACCAAATCCTGA
- the moaD gene encoding molybdopterin converting factor subunit 1, which yields MKLKYFAWVRERVGKAEETVEPPAEVRTVADLIGWLTARDDAYAHAFEKPTVIRAAIDHAHVKQDAAIIGAREIAFFPPMTGG from the coding sequence ATGAAGCTGAAATATTTTGCCTGGGTGCGAGAGCGCGTCGGCAAGGCGGAGGAAACCGTCGAGCCGCCCGCCGAGGTGCGCACCGTCGCCGACCTGATCGGCTGGCTCACCGCGCGCGACGATGCCTACGCCCATGCCTTCGAGAAGCCCACGGTGATCCGCGCCGCGATCGACCACGCCCATGTCAAGCAGGATGCGGCGATCATCGGCGCCCGCGAGATCGCGTTCTTTCCGCCGATGACCGGCGGCTAG
- the pgsA gene encoding CDP-diacylglycerol--glycerol-3-phosphate 3-phosphatidyltransferase, producing the protein MNIATTRGQTKTMSLPNILTYARIAAIPVVIGCVYWQSILDGPLWLRWVALAVFIAAGITDYLDGYYARMWDQQSAFGRMLDPIADKLLVASSLMLAADNSIHGWTLWAAIVILCREILVSGLREYLAGLRVSVPVTKLAKWKTTIQLVAIGFLIAGEAGEQVFPATTLIGIVLLWMSAIFTIYTGWDYFRAGIHHLIKEDEG; encoded by the coding sequence ATGAACATCGCTACGACCCGGGGACAGACCAAGACCATGTCCCTCCCGAATATCCTGACCTACGCCCGGATTGCCGCCATTCCGGTGGTGATCGGCTGCGTCTACTGGCAGTCGATCCTGGACGGCCCGTTGTGGCTGCGCTGGGTGGCGCTTGCCGTGTTCATCGCGGCGGGGATCACCGACTATCTCGACGGCTATTACGCCCGGATGTGGGACCAGCAGTCCGCGTTCGGCCGGATGCTCGATCCGATCGCCGACAAGCTGCTGGTGGCCTCCAGCTTGATGCTGGCCGCCGACAATTCGATCCACGGCTGGACGCTGTGGGCGGCGATCGTGATCCTGTGCCGCGAGATCCTGGTCTCGGGCCTGCGCGAATATCTCGCGGGGCTCAGGGTCAGCGTTCCCGTCACCAAGCTTGCGAAATGGAAGACGACGATCCAGCTGGTCGCGATCGGCTTTCTGATCGCCGGCGAGGCGGGCGAGCAGGTGTTCCCGGCAACCACCCTGATCGGCATCGTGCTGCTGTGGATGTCGGCGATCTTCACGATCTACACCGGCTGGGATTACTTCCGCGCCGGCATCCATCACCTCATCAAGGAGGATGAGGGATGA
- the uvrC gene encoding excinuclease ABC subunit UvrC: MVHDSPERPMPPQKTGRGAKSDLPQDDLTKADLTLDTSDVDPESSAAEEDDEARLPEASEDGAEPVAEGTLSVGHAAIENAVRLAPTSPGVYRMLNAANDVLYVGKAKNVKKRLSSYARANAPLAARILRMIAATTHVEIVSTMTETEALLLEANLIKQLRPRFNVQLRDDKSFPYILISGDHWAPQILKHRGAQSRPGRYFGPFANAGAVNRTITALQRAFLIRSCTDGFFESRTRPCLLYQIKRCAGPCTREIDFPGYSELVREATEFLSGRSHAVKELLAAEMEKASGELEFETAALYRDRLAALSAIQSQQGINPRTVEEADVFAIHQEGGYSCVEVFFFRTGQNWGNRAYFPKAEKSFTPEEVLSSFLAQFYDDKPPPKLILLSHEIEESALLADALSVKAGSKVEVSVPKRGEKKELIGHALTNAREALGRKLADTATQSRLLEGMVTTLGLPHTPKRIEVYDNSHIQGTNAVGAMIVAGPDGFMKNQYRKFNIKSEGLTPGDDYGMMREVLERRFKRLVKPPEGEAAKDGAKARESDKADDESFPQWPDLVIIDGGRGQLNAVREIFEKLGLTQVALMSVAKGPDRDAGRETLFMPDREAIKLEPRDPVLYFIQRLRDEAHRFVIGSHRKLRKKDIREAGLQEIPGIGPSRKRALLHHFGTLKEIERASIADLGKVPGVSAESARKIFEFFHAQPG, translated from the coding sequence ATGGTGCACGATTCTCCCGAACGTCCGATGCCGCCTCAGAAGACAGGGCGCGGCGCAAAGTCCGATCTGCCGCAGGACGACCTGACAAAGGCCGACCTGACGCTCGACACGAGCGACGTCGATCCCGAAAGCTCCGCCGCCGAGGAGGACGACGAGGCACGTCTGCCCGAGGCTTCGGAGGACGGCGCCGAGCCGGTCGCCGAGGGGACGCTCTCGGTCGGGCATGCCGCGATCGAGAACGCGGTGCGGCTCGCCCCGACCTCGCCCGGCGTCTACCGCATGCTCAACGCCGCCAACGACGTGCTCTATGTCGGCAAGGCGAAGAACGTCAAAAAGCGGCTGTCGTCCTATGCGCGGGCCAACGCGCCATTGGCGGCGCGCATCCTGCGCATGATCGCGGCGACCACCCATGTCGAGATCGTCTCGACCATGACCGAGACCGAGGCGCTGCTGCTCGAAGCCAATCTGATCAAGCAGCTGCGGCCGCGTTTCAATGTGCAGCTGCGCGATGACAAATCGTTTCCATATATTCTGATCTCTGGCGACCACTGGGCACCGCAGATCCTCAAGCATCGCGGCGCGCAGTCGCGACCCGGCCGCTATTTCGGCCCGTTCGCCAATGCGGGCGCGGTCAACCGCACCATCACGGCGCTGCAACGCGCGTTCCTGATCCGCTCCTGCACCGACGGCTTCTTCGAAAGCCGCACCCGGCCCTGCCTGCTCTATCAGATCAAGCGCTGTGCAGGCCCCTGCACCCGCGAGATCGATTTCCCCGGCTATAGCGAACTGGTGCGCGAGGCGACCGAATTCCTGTCCGGCCGCAGCCACGCGGTGAAGGAATTGCTCGCGGCCGAGATGGAGAAGGCCTCCGGCGAGCTCGAATTCGAGACCGCGGCGCTGTACCGCGATCGCCTAGCGGCGCTGTCGGCGATCCAGTCGCAACAGGGCATCAATCCGCGCACGGTCGAAGAGGCCGACGTGTTCGCGATCCACCAGGAGGGCGGCTATTCCTGCGTCGAGGTCTTCTTCTTCCGCACCGGCCAGAACTGGGGCAACCGCGCCTATTTCCCGAAGGCCGAGAAGAGTTTCACGCCGGAGGAGGTGCTGTCCTCCTTCCTCGCGCAATTCTACGACGACAAGCCGCCGCCGAAGCTGATCCTGCTGTCGCACGAGATCGAGGAAAGCGCGCTGCTCGCCGACGCGCTCTCGGTCAAGGCCGGCTCCAAGGTCGAGGTCTCAGTGCCGAAGCGCGGCGAGAAGAAGGAGCTGATCGGCCACGCGCTCACCAACGCGCGCGAGGCGCTCGGCCGCAAGCTCGCCGACACCGCGACGCAGAGCCGGCTGCTGGAGGGCATGGTCACGACGCTCGGCCTGCCGCACACGCCAAAGCGCATCGAGGTCTACGACAACAGCCACATCCAGGGCACCAACGCGGTCGGTGCGATGATCGTGGCCGGGCCCGACGGGTTCATGAAGAACCAGTACCGCAAGTTCAACATCAAGTCCGAAGGGCTGACGCCCGGCGACGATTACGGGATGATGCGCGAGGTGCTGGAGCGCCGTTTCAAGCGACTCGTGAAGCCGCCGGAGGGCGAGGCCGCCAAGGACGGCGCGAAGGCCCGAGAGAGCGACAAGGCGGACGACGAGTCGTTTCCGCAATGGCCCGATCTGGTCATCATCGACGGCGGTCGCGGCCAGCTCAACGCGGTCAGGGAAATTTTCGAGAAACTCGGGCTCACCCAGGTCGCGCTGATGTCGGTCGCCAAGGGGCCGGACCGCGATGCCGGGCGCGAAACCCTGTTCATGCCGGACCGCGAGGCCATCAAGCTGGAGCCGCGCGACCCGGTGCTGTATTTCATCCAGCGGCTGCGCGACGAGGCCCACCGCTTCGTGATCGGCTCGCACCGCAAGCTGCGCAAGAAGGACATCCGCGAGGCCGGCCTGCAGGAGATCCCGGGGATCGGCCCGTCGCGAAAACGTGCCTTGCTGCACCACTTCGGAACGCTCAAGGAGATCGAGCGGGCCTCGATCGCCGACCTCGGCAAGGTTCCCGGCGTCAGTGCCGAGAGCGCCCGCAAGATTTTCGAGTTTTTCCACGCCCAGCCGGGTTAA
- a CDS encoding porin family protein has product MTRFVARALALIVAGWTTSAAAADLNYGSPYTVYQPLNAYSWAGPYLGGNVGYGWGSVENNPTQPSGFVGGVQAGYNFQNGSPWVFGIEADIQGTTADDRFAPWKFSNPWFGTVRGRAGYAVNNVLFYATGGLAFGELRGETFGVSETHTNAGFTVGAGAEMGFAPNWSAKIEYLYVDLANSNFTITGGASNGYSFSLVRAGINYHF; this is encoded by the coding sequence ATGACCCGGTTTGTTGCGCGTGCGCTGGCATTGATCGTCGCAGGCTGGACGACCTCGGCGGCGGCGGCCGACCTCAACTACGGCTCGCCCTATACGGTCTATCAGCCGCTCAATGCCTATAGCTGGGCCGGCCCCTATCTCGGCGGCAACGTCGGCTACGGCTGGGGTTCGGTCGAGAACAACCCGACCCAGCCGTCCGGCTTCGTCGGCGGCGTGCAGGCCGGCTACAACTTCCAGAACGGCTCACCCTGGGTGTTTGGTATCGAAGCCGATATCCAGGGCACGACGGCCGATGATCGGTTCGCGCCCTGGAAATTCTCCAATCCGTGGTTCGGCACGGTGCGCGGCCGCGCCGGCTACGCCGTCAACAACGTGCTGTTCTACGCGACCGGCGGTCTCGCCTTTGGCGAACTTCGCGGCGAGACCTTCGGCGTGTCGGAGACGCACACCAATGCGGGCTTCACCGTCGGCGCCGGCGCCGAAATGGGCTTTGCTCCGAACTGGAGCGCCAAGATCGAGTATCTCTACGTCGATCTCGCCAACAGCAACTTCACGATCACCGGCGGTGCGTCGAACGGCTACAGTTTCAGCCTGGTTCGCGCCGGCATCAACTATCACTTCTGA
- a CDS encoding cold-shock protein produces MAMTGTVKFFNGERGYGFIKPDDGGRDVFVHITAVERAGLKDLTEGQRITFEVEPDKKGKGPKAVNLVVS; encoded by the coding sequence ATGGCCATGACTGGGACAGTCAAGTTCTTCAACGGAGAGCGTGGCTACGGCTTCATCAAGCCTGATGATGGCGGCCGCGATGTGTTCGTTCACATCACAGCTGTCGAACGTGCAGGATTGAAGGACCTGACTGAAGGACAACGCATTACGTTCGAGGTTGAGCCGGACAAGAAGGGCAAGGGCCCGAAGGCGGTCAACCTGGTGGTTTCATGA
- a CDS encoding 23S rRNA (adenine(2030)-N(6))-methyltransferase RlmJ — protein sequence MNYRHAFHAGSFADVIKHIVLVRMLTYLQEKQAPFRVIDTHAGAGLYDLTSSEAQRGGEWLTGIARLMQARLSDKAQPLIGPYLDIVRAFNPRGELKAYPGSPLIARALLRPQDRLTACELELGARKQLIDALRRDAQARVVDLDGWMALPAFVPPNERRGLVLIDPPFEAKDEFERLARAFTEAFAKWPTGAYLLWYPVKTRRATDELARSVAAAAMSSRPAGKCLRLEFSVAPQEADAGLVSTGLLIVNPPWTLANELKIILPELEKPLGQGGAARFRLETPKA from the coding sequence ATGAACTACCGTCACGCCTTTCATGCCGGCAGCTTTGCCGACGTCATCAAGCACATCGTGCTGGTGCGCATGCTCACCTATCTGCAGGAGAAGCAGGCGCCGTTCCGCGTCATCGACACCCACGCCGGCGCCGGCCTCTATGATTTGACGTCGAGCGAAGCGCAGCGCGGCGGCGAATGGCTCACCGGGATCGCGCGACTGATGCAGGCGCGGCTTTCCGACAAGGCACAGCCCTTGATCGGGCCCTATCTCGACATCGTCAGGGCGTTCAATCCGCGCGGCGAATTGAAAGCCTATCCGGGATCGCCGCTGATCGCGCGAGCGCTGCTGCGTCCGCAAGATCGTCTGACGGCCTGCGAGCTCGAGCTCGGCGCGCGCAAGCAATTGATCGATGCATTGCGACGCGACGCACAGGCACGTGTCGTCGATCTCGACGGCTGGATGGCGCTGCCCGCATTCGTGCCGCCGAACGAGCGGCGAGGCCTCGTGCTGATCGATCCGCCGTTCGAAGCAAAGGACGAGTTCGAGCGACTGGCCCGTGCCTTCACGGAGGCGTTCGCGAAATGGCCGACCGGCGCATATCTTTTGTGGTACCCCGTAAAAACCCGGAGAGCCACCGACGAGCTCGCACGCAGCGTGGCTGCTGCAGCAATGAGCAGCCGGCCCGCAGGCAAATGCTTGCGTCTGGAATTCAGTGTGGCGCCGCAAGAAGCGGACGCAGGGCTCGTTTCTACCGGACTTTTGATAGTGAATCCGCCGTGGACACTCGCCAACGAGCTGAAGATCATCCTGCCCGAACTCGAGAAGCCACTCGGTCAGGGCGGCGCCGCGCGCTTCAGATTAGAGACGCCTAAAGCTTGA